Part of the Desulfurispira natronophila genome is shown below.
AAAAACATGCCCCCCTCAGAGATATCGTAAACCTTGCCCTCGTAGTCGTAGGCTTTTACCTGACCAGAACTGTGCGCCGTTTCTGTTTTGGTAATGTTTTTGACAGAGACTTTGACGTTGAACTGAGCTATGCGAATGCGAAAGGCCTTGCGCCGCTCATTACGGTGGACCTTGCCAGGAAGATTAACCGTAATTGTCTCGTTGGCACGGTCAATAGCAGCAATAGTAGTGCTGCAGAAGTACATCTGACCATCTACCGAGAAAAATAACATGAGAGGATTAAACTTAAAAACCGGAGTGCGAGGGAAGATATACTCTATTTTCAACTGCAGAGCTTCACGGTCAAGATCCAGCATGCTTGACGATCGCAGTGGAGCCTCCTTGCCCAGCTTGCGATAGGCCTCAAAGGCATCCTCCTCGCCCAGGAACACATCCAACGCTTCGCGATCCTTCACCGCCTTGGCAAAAAGATTCACGATATCAACCGAAACGTCCTCGCTGGAACTTCGCTTTCCAAAAAGTTTTTTCAGCACAGGATATCACCTTGAAAATGCTTGGCCATACCAGCTCTCAACATCTGAAGCCAAGCTGTGCTGGATGAAACGATGCTCACCTGACGACCATCGTCAGAGGCAGGCGCCATGGTCATGATTACCTCGTGATAACCTTCTTGTTCCCGCAGCTGCAAAGGCAGTGCTTCAGGCCACTCTACCACTGTTACTGCGCCTTCCATCAACTCATCTATTCCAGTTTGCTCGAAATCATCCTCACCACCCAAACGATAAAGGTCACAGTGACACAATGCCGTTATGCCACTGCCCTCATAGGTCTGTGCAATAGCGTATGTAGGTGAGGTCACCATTCGGGGATCCAGATTCATTCCAGCCGCTACTCCCCGGGTCAAAGTTGTTTTGCCAGCTCCCAGCCCACCTCTAAGCCCCAGAATCATTCCAGGCTGCAAGTTGGCACCTATTGTTTCTCCAAGCAACAGAGTAGCATTCTCGCTACTCAGTGTCACCTTTATTTCCGTTTTCATAAGCTATGGCCTTCATAATGTCAGTGGTGCTTACCACACCGAGCAACTTCTTACCCTTATCCACCACCGGAAGCATATGCACGTGATTCTCTGACAGCATACCAGCTACCTTGTCGATACCGGTATCGGCTTCAACGGTAATCACCTTGCGGGTCATGGCCTCCTGGACATTCACTGCCGAAATCTTGGAAAGCTCATGGTTATACTCTTCGGTATTCTCCAAGTAGATAATCGCATCAAAAAGATTGATCATACGGGGAAGCTTCAGCTCCTTGATGGTGTCTACAATATCGCGCTTGGTAATGATTCCAACGATCGTTCCCTGCTCGTCAAGCACAGGAGCACCGGATATATCGTGTTCAAGGAAACGACGCGCTGTATCGCGAATAGAGTCGGAAGGACTGACAGTAACAGGATTAGAACTCATGATATCGCGGGCGGTATTCATGGCAAAACTCCTTGGGGAAATAGTTTATAGGGGAACGGGAACCAATGGCAGCATAGCATAAGCCCAACATGGGGGCGCTTTATCTCATTACGTAAAAGATTGCCCCCGACTATAGCGCTCCCAAAAGCAGGTTCAGCGCCGACGCAAAGACCAGCAGGGCAAACACCCGACGCAGCAGGTCCAAGTTTACTCGCCCCAGAAAACGAATCCCTAGTGGAGCCGCTGCCATAGCGCCTATAGCAATCGTAAAAGCAATATCATACCGTATCAGGGGAAGTCCAGTTATTGTTTGGCCCACCACATAACCAGCCACCCCCATCATGGCATTGAAAAAAATCAAGTTACTGGAAGTCCCCACGCATTTTCGCAAAGGAACACGACAGAACTGATTAAAGGCAGGCACACTGAAGAGCCCCCCACCAATACCAAAGGTTGACGTTATGACGCCGGTGAAACCGGAAATGGGAATAACCTTGCGCCAGGCAATATCCTCCTCCCCCTCTGCATACTCGCGCCGACCGATCGCCCGAATCAGACGATAGCCCACGTAGAACTGGAGCAAACCAAAGGCCACACGCAGCACTTCAGCGGGCAAGTGGGAACCAAACTGGGATCCCACAAAAGCTCCTATCAGCCCTGCCGCCAAAGCCCGCTTCAGCAGTCGGTAGTCCACATTG
Proteins encoded:
- the tsaE gene encoding tRNA (adenosine(37)-N6)-threonylcarbamoyltransferase complex ATPase subunit type 1 TsaE, with the translated sequence MKTEIKVTLSSENATLLLGETIGANLQPGMILGLRGGLGAGKTTLTRGVAAGMNLDPRMVTSPTYAIAQTYEGSGITALCHCDLYRLGGEDDFEQTGIDELMEGAVTVVEWPEALPLQLREQEGYHEVIMTMAPASDDGRQVSIVSSSTAWLQMLRAGMAKHFQGDILC
- a CDS encoding CBS domain-containing protein yields the protein MNTARDIMSSNPVTVSPSDSIRDTARRFLEHDISGAPVLDEQGTIVGIITKRDIVDTIKELKLPRMINLFDAIIYLENTEEYNHELSKISAVNVQEAMTRKVITVEADTGIDKVAGMLSENHVHMLPVVDKGKKLLGVVSTTDIMKAIAYENGNKGDTE
- a CDS encoding sulfite exporter TauE/SafE family protein; translated protein: MSFDLSLIPLFLGLGVLTGFLSALLGIGGGIIYVPVLTFALPLLLGVNDDAIRIAIATSLLVVFLTAISSSVANVRARNVDYRLLKRALAAGLIGAFVGSQFGSHLPAEVLRVAFGLLQFYVGYRLIRAIGRREYAEGEEDIAWRKVIPISGFTGVITSTFGIGGGLFSVPAFNQFCRVPLRKCVGTSSNLIFFNAMMGVAGYVVGQTITGLPLIRYDIAFTIAIGAMAAAPLGIRFLGRVNLDLLRRVFALLVFASALNLLLGAL